One region of Brassica oleracea var. oleracea cultivar TO1000 unplaced genomic scaffold, BOL UnpScaffold01038, whole genome shotgun sequence genomic DNA includes:
- the LOC106320726 gene encoding vesicle-fusing ATPase-like yields MRATTFRDTWAACSSLNPIFSAIQRRHARVSTGDMVSVSRFVPPENFELAMLTLELEFVKKGTKSEQVDAALLSTQLKRKYINQVLTVGQKATFEYHGTNYILTVNRGDVEGQNQSNGIERGMLSQDTYIVFEASNASGIKIVNQREAASSNIFKHKEFNLGSLGIGGLGAEFADIFRRAFASRVFPPHVTSRLGIKHVKGMLLFGPPGTGKTLMARQIGKMLNGKDPKIVNGPEVLSKFVGETEKNVRDLFADAEQDQRTLGDASELHVINFDEIDAICKIPRSSPVVPSSSMVAPISLLEIPNLSDVPSSFDALSLLMAASSSCLFGFFVGEGVWLRCAGFDCGPS; encoded by the exons ATGCGCGCAACAACTTTCCGTGACACCTGGGCAGCTTGTTCGTCACTAAATCCCATCTTCTCAGCTATTCAACGGAGGCACGCTAGAGTCTCCACTGGTGACATGGTCTCTGTTAGCAG ATTTGTTCCTCCTGAAAATTTTGAGCTGGCTATGCTGACTCTTGAGTTAGAGTTTGTTAAGAAAGGGACTAAAAGCGAGCAG GTTGATGCTGCTCTCCTTTCGACCCAACTTAAGCGGAAATACATCAACCAG GTCCTGACTGTTGGCCAGAAAGCAACATTTGAGTATCATGGAACTAATTACATTCTTACGGTCAATCGAGGGGATGTAGAGGGTCAGAATCAATCTAATGGCATCGAAAGAGGGATGCTTTCTCAAGATACATATATTGTGTTTGAAGCATCAAACGCCAGTGGCATAAAG ATTGTTAACCAACGGGAAGCTGCTAGCAgcaatatatttaaacataaggAATTTAACCTAGGGTCTCTAGGCATAGGAGGTCTGGGTGCGGAGTTTGCTGACATATTTAGAAGAGCCTTTGCTTCTCGTGTATTTCCTCCTCATGTCACAAGCAG ACTGGGAATTAAGCATGTTAAAGGGATGCTTCTGTTTGGACCTCCTGGTACTGGCAAAACACTTATGGCGCGGCAAATTGGAAAGATGTTGAATGGAAAAGATCCAAAG ATCGTTAATGGTCCTGAAGTGCTGAGCAAATTTGTTGGTGAGACGGAAAAAAATGTAAGAGACTTATTTGCTGATGCTGAGCAAGACCAGAGGACCCTTG GTGATGCTAGTGAGttacatgtcatcaattttgatgaaattgatgCTATCTGTAAG ATCCCGCGCTCGTCTCCTGTCGTCCCAAGCTCGTCAATGGTGGCTCCAATTTCATTGCTGGAGATCCCAAACTTGTCTGATGTTCCGAGCTCATTTGATGCTCTGAGTTTGTTAATGGCGGCTTCGAGTTCGTGCTTGTTCGGATTCTTCGTTGGTGAAGGAGTGTGGTTGAGATGCGCTGGTTTCGATTGTGGGCCGAGCTAG